The Dioscorea cayenensis subsp. rotundata cultivar TDr96_F1 chromosome 8, TDr96_F1_v2_PseudoChromosome.rev07_lg8_w22 25.fasta, whole genome shotgun sequence genome segment ACTGAAGAGAACTGTCAGAAAAGCAAGATCTTCTTCGTTGCGTGGTGAGTTTCATCTTACATCATGCCTTTTGTGTTGTGAGTTCTAATTGATTATGGAAGTGTTGATTATTGCTGGTGAATGATGTTTCCATCTGTTATATATTtcccatatatatttatatatatataatgcgaTTTCCATGCATAAGTGCGCTCTACGTATCTTAATAACAAAACGATATTAGTTTGTGAATGTAAGATCCATAGTGTATTTCATCCTAAGTAACAAGCAGAATATCACTGTGCTAGGAACTCTTGTCTGAGTTCAGTGGTGTTTTTTagctgtgttttttttttccattcttGATCCTTATCCCTGaaactagtattattttttcaaagttGTGAATGAATGCACAATTATCTTGCAATATTATGATTAGGTCACCAGCAGTTTCCCGAATCCGAGCAAAGATGTTGTATGCTGCCTCAAAGGATCGGTTCAGGCGGGAGCTAGACGGGATTCACTACGAGATCCAGGCAACTGACCCTACTGAGATGGATATTGATGTTCTCAGAGAGAGGGCAAATTGATTCCCTGATCAGGTATCTGAGACTTTGCAATGAAATCAATCATGGAAAATTGAGCAAAGTCTCTTTATTGTTAAGATTTTTAGTTTCTGGAAAAAACTCTATCATGATGATtgaacatcatatatatatatatatatatataagaacataAATGGGGTGCTACTAAAGGAAGCTTTGTCATATCATTTGTGTACCAAGAGAACTTGTAAAACCAAGACAACTCTTTTACAGACTTGATCCTGTGTACAATTTCTATTATTTGGTGATGGTAAAGTTATGAAACTTTGAGTTATTATAAGCTCTGTTTGGCTCGTGGCATGTTGCTTTTTTTCCAAGATGAATGGCTAGGCCGTTTAAAAAAACAGGGGTGTGTGCTAAGTGAGGATAGAGCCTACATACACTTGGGCTCTGGAATCATTCACATACAACACTAATCACACTCCCAGAAATATATTTCACCTATGATTTGAATTCACTATTTGTGAATGATTTTAATGGCGATCTGATTACTAATAGATCACTTGGTCGTGGTTGTGATTACTTCTTGGTTAGTTGATTTGAACTCTTGGCTTGATGTTTAGAAACCATTGGAAGCCTGTAAGGAAGTACTGGATGTGATTACTTCATTTTGGactatttatttacttattttattttattttattttgaattttcatgaaattaaTGTCCCAAGTTTGATTAGGTAATTTCAGAATATATGCATATCTTAATAGATTTCAATGTTTGTACTATATTGAAAGACTACCTCTTTAAAACTCCACATATAACAAAATGAGGCTCAatggcattttattttattttggcaaGTCAATATACTCCTGAAACTAAatgagtatatatttttttatatatatagaataatatttcagattttttttttttcaaatctatctttttttctaattttttaaatacaattgaagTTTAATGCAACTCATAGTAACTTCATGAtttccaaaattattaaaatttgatgttatgCGGGTAGAAAATTAGTTGAGTAATGAtcagtttttttatatataaaaatatattttaatcaaatatttatatgatttaagttatcaaataatttttattaaaatgttaaATGACATTTACATGGGCTTATTTGGAAATGGTACGAGTGACATATTTGGTTTGAATGTGGCCATTTAAATGTTCATGCATTGATTGATTGTGAGAGATGTTCACAGCTGATTTACATTTAGGTTCTtaccatttatttattctgTATGCGCTTCTCCTCCTAAAATTTATATGTAAGATAAGAATGAAAATAACCAAACAAGGATCTAGATTCCAGACAGAACTAACAACCACCACTTTTAAAGATTGAGAGTTCATAAATTGGTCTTTTATGGCATTTATTTTGAACTACCAGGTTTAATAAATGCTATttggtataaatatcaaaatgatccctctattttttattttctgccattttagtccctctaatataaaattcacCCTTTTGGTCTTTGTATTTACTGGCGTTTTCATCGCTTTAGTTGTAAAATCTGCTTTTGGCCTCTTATTACGtatttttcatcctttttggtcCTCTAATTCGTCAACCTGGAAGGACAAAAGCAGCGTATCTCTGTCGGTTAGAGGACCAAAAGACAATGTGAATATCACGAGGACCAAAAAGtgatttttatattagagggagttTAAAGGGTGAAAACACTGAAAAATAGAGTGACATTTGTGATATTTTGACCATGCTATTTAGGCTGTAGTTTTTATATCACCATTGAATTTTACATCcattcaatatttatatatatgagactCAGTCTTCTACGGGTATCTTGGATCACTTTCTCACTGGTTCTCTCTTATTTTGTAAAATCTGAAAATGTTTGATGACTTTtctactctatatatatatatatatatatatatagaaaagatCATTTGATGAGTTTCTGTAAACGCTcctagatttttaaaaaaattaagagagaataaggatgagaaaaataagaatagATGGGTGAATAAATAGTGCAATCAACAGTATCCAAGTATGATACCTGATCTAAACAAGTTGTTCTAATGTGTCTGATTTGGACGGTTGAGATTAATTTATACACTTTTTATAACCATGATCTATTGtttagattaaaatattatacgTCTCATTCCAACGGTGATAATTAATGTGTAGATTTACAATATGAGGCATGCGTACAAGGTAAagcctcatatatatatatatatcttctgaGTTTCCTTAATATTTAGATGAATTCTTtatttatgacattatttttattagtaaggAGCCTCTATTCTAGTTCAACTTGAAATAGGAATGTACTAGGCCTAGTTTAGTTTACTTCCTCTAGTTTTTATATAtccatttagaaaatttaaaaatattaaataatttttatccaaGATTACTGTTTTATCTTTGATGCACTCCTATTcttttcaacatatttttggaaaatgtaaaacaatattttgataaattgaataaaagatatactaatgaaaaatagaaagagaaattaattaaaatttgatagatttttaaataaaacaaattgatacaatttttaaaaatttaatactaTCAACTAATTAACCAATTACCCGAATCTTAATTAATATCTTGAATctctattgtttttatttgatttggagCTTAAGCTAAGGTGGCAAATAGGGGTTAAAAGTTAAAACCGctctattttaattttccatataaatatataaaacgcATTATTCACCGCATCAACTAAGAgctaaaaaaatacatcaatttAATGATCTTATtaaagctttttatttttattttgaaagtctcgttttaacattgaaaataaaatttgaagaaattaaaattactttaataaaaaattgaataaagatcaagttaaaaaaaaaaaaatcaatgttaatAATGTAAAGCTacaactatacatatatatatatatatatatatatatatatatatatatatatatatatatatatatatatatatatatatatattcttaaaaaagGTATAATCAGAGTTGATCATGCATTTTTCTATCTATACTCTTTTGGTCCTCTGCTCAGGGAGATGTCTTAGTCCTCTCTTTCTTGAAGATGGCCGGTTGGTCACTTTTCTGCATGATCTCTTGGTTTTAGTCACCTGCTGCTGAAAAATACGATTGTAATGAATTGCACATTTTTGAGAATGGAAGGGCTGAAGTAGAATCGTTTTCAGTGAGAGGATGCTGTGGGAGCGTTCACGGGTAAGggcaaaaaagaaaagtaaaaagccCAGATTCGGATATTATACTCTTAAAACAACATGTAATAAGAGAATGATGAAGGGAAAATGGAGGGAGTAAATGGAAGGAGAACAACATCCCTGATTCCCTATCCATACCATGAATATAAAACCACAAAGTCATAAATGCATTTCTTTATTGTACCTAAAAAATATAGGTTTCTTTTTCATTTgctcattaattaataattgttCACCATTAAATACACTGCCGTCTTTGGTGGTTTCTAAATTTCCacagtttattattattgaattgagaattaaaaaaaatgaaattgcaATGTAAGGGTCACTTCAGTAATAATTGTACCTATATATTTAGgggtataaaagtaattataaataGTGCAGGGGAGTATAAAGAAGCAACATTAAATTGCATAAtaatttatccatattaaaAGCATATGAAAAGTCTTTGTTTACACCTGCAACTTATTAATATGAAGATATAAAGTCTTTCAAGTAATCAATGAAGATTGGTGCCCAATTAATTAATGAGCAGAATTTTCAACTATTTTggcaataaatatttatggacAGAACTAAAGTAGAGCTACTTATAACATTTTTAGAGACCTGTTAATGTCCCCATTTattatacaattaattaaatcaccAAAGGTCTGACCAACCACttaatatacattaaaaacaaacccatcttcatcttctttcattAAAAGCATTTGAAGGAGGACTAAAGAATAGGCAAAAATTTCATAGTTTTCAAATGATCATAATTAAATGGAGAAATGGTATTAGGGTACAAGAACATTTATTACCCGACCATACTTTTCCTTTATTACCAAGATTTGATGTGCATGATGGAGTGAATTCACAAACCTTAAATTTATCTTGGTGACTTTTAACCAACAAAACAGtgataatgaatatatatatatatgtgtgtgtgtgtttgtgtgtgtggaGAAACAGAGGACGTTTTTGGTAGCAACATTCCCAGATTAGttgagagagaaataaaaggagAAAGACAGGAATAAAGGGATGTGTCAACAGGTGCAACAACAGTGCCTGGAGATAGTACTTGATTTGGTTTGATTGATATGTTGTCTCTTGTAGTATAAGTTTTCAGTGTTCTCATCGTACATTTAGTAGAAATGAATTTGGAAGTTTTCAGTGTTCTCACCGTATATTTAGTAGAAATGAATTTGGACGGTTGAGATTGAttcatttattatgattatgatcTATGGTTTTAAGATGAATCACTGTACATCCAACTTTTTATTATGTGGTTGAGATTGATTCATTTACTGTTACGATTATGATCTATGTTTTAGATTGAATCATTGTGCATCTCATTTTTTACTGtattactatttataagcaTAGTAAAACTATGCATCTAAATAATTTCAACCACTGATTTCGATCCAAGGGTCTATAGTAAACTTGCTTAAAATTCACATATGTGTATGTCCACAGAATATTcaacctctatatatatattttgtaaatttaagaatgaaaataaatcaaagataaaatctaAAGAATTTCTCAGTGTCAATGAATATTATTCtctcacttaaaaaaatataaataaaataaaataatttcagccctttaaaacTATAgttctatattaaaaataattaaaattattaaaatagttttttattttgtgtttttttatgtttttaatatttttaagtataaaattcatatttttaaccctcgtatttacacattttcgtATTTTAGATAATGAATATGTTTTCTTGGTCTCTCAAACTGATGAATGTCCATCAATTAGAGgatcaaaaaagataaaaatatgtaaatatgagaattaaaagACAgacaaatattatattataaaagattataaaaatcaaaaacataaaatagaggAGAGAATTTTGGTATTTATACCTTTAAAGAAATAAGATCCAGATGGCCACCTTATCAGTGTAGCTCTAGGTTGATCTACAACAAGTTAGCAAAAGAAGGGAAAGGTTctaattaatgtttgtttttatgagGGGAGGTAAAGACAAACTGGTCATTTTGTCTAGCTAGCATTATGATGAGAAGGATGATAGCCAATGCACAGTTGATGCAAGGATAATGAGAGAATTTAGACACATGACACCTGATTTTTTTTCAGTTTCATGTCTGGTAATCTTTGAGTTACTGGTCTTTGACATGACTAATGACAAGATGGTTGTATAGTTCTAAGTAGTACTACTTCTGTGCTTCATGAGGGATAAACAATGAGAGATAAGTTGGGTTTACATTTAATTTGCATCTGAAAAAAAAGCTAAACAATAGTTTTAAaggagaaataaagaaagaatgcaTCAGAGTGATGTAGGCAATAGAAAAATGTTGATAAGATCAGTAGAATCATACCTGCTTCTGCATCATCAATCATCATGTCTGGTAATTTTAAAATCTCTGGTCTTTGACATGACTGATGAGATTACTGGTGAGTTCCTGCATTTGTTTCAGTTTCCAacaataaactttaaaaaacaaTCTTTAGGTAAAGAAAGCTTGCATCAGCTTtgtaacaaatataaaatttgataaagcCACTTTTTTAGTTCAAATGgactgtttatttttatttataaatgcaTTTTTTGGTTTGGTTATTTCAATTACatgtaaattattaaaatttaatcattttattagtttttttaaatcaaataacatgAACCTAGCTAAATGTAAACATGATGGTTTATTAGTTTACACGGCTTGTTATATGATTAATTCTATTGTTGGAAGGATCATATGTCATTGTAAAATGATTATCTATAATTTTAGAGTTATTGCTAATGTGGGCAAAGTTTTCAcattaatactaatactaaaaGAATGATTACATATTagttaatagtaataaaaaaaaactccacaTAGTAACATTATTCAGTGTGACTAataatttggtatatatatatatatctgtgtgagtaaaaaaaattctacttaAATGACAtgactataaaaaaaataaaaaacatttatacaTTTACCcactttttatcaaaaaattaatattcattattaataaaaacataggacccacaaaccctaatatttaaataacttcCTATCATACAAACTACCACTATACTTTTTctacataaattattttcaacTATTATAATTGACTttgaaaaatctaataaaacatcaaatgcaaaacaaataaataaaataaaacatttttttattactaataacacatttaacataaataaaaatttaaatataataaaatataattatattttactcatttaaaaaaattaaaattattttttgaaaaaaggaGATTATACAAATAACAGGTAGcgatactaatatatatatatatatatatatatatatatatatataggagccGTATGTTTCGTGGTAATGTAGAAATATTACCACGtactgaaaatattaccacgtttgatATTACACGGGTAgtaatgtggatggtaatatcacattaccaacttataaatattacgaCGTTTGACATTGCACGGGTAGTAATGTAGATGGTAATATCatattaccaacttataaatattaccacgAAAGTgataatcctattaccaccaaatttggtgtatatcttggattaccatagtaatcttaattttttatattttaacaaattgattaccatgacaaccaaacacggtaatgaattATTCCCGATAATAAGAGTTTCTAACTAAAcatgattatattaaattaccgtaATATTCtcaattatataatattcttactcatattattatagtaatcttgttacgtggtaatatgtcattaccacgaactaAACAATCCCTTAAAGTGTAAAATGATCCGCGGTAACTACCTGCTCTGGTTTTAATTCGGTAAAGTGAATAAAATCCCACAAGAtttaaaagaagaacaaaagttGGACAGAAGTTACCTGGCCGTGCAGTGTGCCATGCCTTTGGATATTGGCAGTGTGCCATGGCTAGCATGATTTTCTAACCCTAGGTTAGATATGACTGACAGGATGATTGGTAGAGTCACATGCTGTGTCAGTTACCTGCAAATCCAGCACTTCTGGCATATTTGTTGACCAAAAAGAAGACCAACCAATTGCGGCTGTTCCTGATCACAATATACTGTGTGCAAATATCATTAGTAACTTCTTCTCTGTTATAACAAATAGTTCAGGTTGGAAAACTACAAGTAACCATTCAGATGGTATGTTAAACAGTTATTCACAAAGATAAGGGGccagaaaaaatatatagaaaaaaggTTAACAAGACTGTCACTGACTTTTCAATGggacaataaataaaaaagtattcCTACttaaaaatcaagcattcatttGACTGTATCAACGAAAACGTGGATCAGTGGATGTAGTACCCACCATCATTATTCAAAAACACATCACTAATAGCAACTCAATTTCTGCATGAAATAAATGAATGGGTCAGTGCACCAATTCAACACAAACTAATTTTGGGAACAGCATCCCATGTAAGTCCTAacacaaaagattttttttatatgagaattaaattgGTAGTAATTGATGGATTGGAACTATATAAGGTGCAGGCTTGCATCAGAAAACTCAGGGGTCAATGCTGGTATAATAATGGCCTGCTGAGCTCCTTCAAGATCTCATAATTGCACATTGATCAGCACCACACAATGAATGGAAGAGGGTGGGATATTTAAGGGGTTTTAGAAATGAGGAAGTTTCATAGGCCCAAAAATGGTCCCACTGGAGTTTGGTTGATTAATAGTCCTTGTCCTGGTCCTTCATTGCAccacataatattaattacataagCCCCAAAGGGATCCTTTCAAATCTTCTACTTTCACTCACCATCAACTTAAGAAGAtttaaaccaattaaataaGAGACAGCACAAGTGCCATGTAAAACCATAACTTTGAATTTAAGTTTTCATTTTCGTTTCAAATTAGCCCCATATAATTTATCTGAAATATTTTCAGTttcttttttacaaataaaaaaaaaaagtatagaaAAAGACTACAAACGTCTTTCAGAAAATGTTAACAACCATTTGTTGGCTTTTTTTTTCCAGCCATGTAAAGTGGACTTCTGGTATTTTTagggaaaaaagaaatttaataaacTATTAACATAAAGactttaaaaattagaaattttcctttttattttattttattttttcaaaaacttaagTCTATGAGAGAGTTTTTGAACAAGCAGGTCCAAACACACACGTagtcctgatttttttttaaggtccaaaaattctaataaataaatagcataTGATGCCGTAAAACTTGGATGCAAGAAGATAAAAGTTTTAGTAccataagataaaaaaagagcAAAACATAAGAGATAAATATGAAACTTCGATGCATAATTGACCAAATTATCTCTCAATAAGTCCAAAAGCATCatcaccaaaaaaaacaaaattttcttgCATGGTAACTACTCCATATAATCCCTAAATAATTCTAAGAAATTCATCCACATTTCATAAGAATTTATACCTCAATAAACACACTTGTGAAAACTGTGGACAAGTAAAACATGGGTGCCAGCAAGAGAGCTACGAGACAgaaagataaaaacacaaacattaATGAGATAAATATGATAACTTTCCTGCATGATTCACTGAACAATTCCtcaataaatctaaaaattcaTTCACATTTAATAAGAAATCAGTACTTAATAACCACACTTTGATAGTAAAAATTTAATGCCAGTAAGACAGAAAGCACCATGAGATACAAAGAAGAAAACCACAAAAATTAATGGGATAAAAATGtcaactttctttctttctttctttctttcatggGTCACCATTAAAAAGACAGTAACTTTTTATTGCATTAATCATTAAATAAatcttccaaaataaaaaataaaaaaaaaatcatacaataCACAATGAATAGGGGGGAATTTATCACTTAATAACTACACCTGTGAATCCTCATGGTCATGGTTCTTGACTTCTTTCCCTATCTTTAACATTAATTGCCCCAAATTTGGTTGCATTCCTCTTCTCTTGCTCATTAAAAACTCCAACAAAATAATCAAACCATTAATGGCCATTCTTATCCCAATCCCAATGTCTCCTTAGTCCTTGCTTTCAATTCATTAAATATCACACCTTTCACTACCCTTTATCAATCTTTCTAGTTCTTCACGTAACCCACCCCATTCTATGCTTTCTATGAACAACATCGTCtctttgttgttcttcttcttctcccaacccaagaaaccctaaaaaaaaaaaaccctaactttgaaaccctagaaaccctaGGTCAAGAATTCTAGTTTTCATCGCCGTGGATGGCGGCGGACGTGAGCGCAAGGTTGAGGATGATGAAGGACGGCGGCGGCGATGGCAAGGGCCAGCGCGACCTGATCACAAGAGACCTCCTCGGTGGCTGTGATCTCGGAGGACAAGATCGGCGTCTTGATCTCATGGTAttatatagatatttcttcGAATTTCTCTCTCAATTTCCATCtaattttgtactaatttgATCTAAAATCGAAACTGAATTGATAGCCGGAGAAGGCGTACCTCGAGAGGAGAGGTCTCCACGATCTGAACCTCCCGCCGCCGCCGGCAGCGGCGATCGGAACGCAAGCGATCACGGAGGACTCCGCAGCGCTGGATCTCAGGCTCGTTTCGCCGTCCTCCTCCGCGGCGCCGGAGTACCAGAGCGTGTGCACCCTTGAGAAGGTGAAGTCCGCGCTAGAGAGGGCGGAGAGGGAAGCAAGGGGAAGGAGGAGGATGTCGGACGGCTCGCCGTCGCCGTCGTCGTCGACGACGTCTTCCTCGGCGAAGAGACGGGCAGCGgaggcggaggaggaggagggattGGACGGCTGGGATTCGTCCGCGGAGACGGGGATGATGGCTGCTGGATGCCCTGGATGCTTGCTTTATGTGCTGATCTCGAGGCGGAATCCACGGTGCCCACGCTGTGATTCGCACGTGCCGATCACGGCGATCCCGAAGAAGCTCAAGATTGATCTCAACTACACCTCTCCctgatttcaataaattaataattaataataataataaagaattatagaaattttttttttataaatttggggagaaaaaagagaaattagaGAATATGAGTggttttgtaaaatatttccttttttatttaaaaaaaaatgaggaaaatagacttgtttattttgttgcaAATTCGCTTGCTTGTTTTTGTCTATTTTGAAGCTCTGAATTGCTGTAAATATTTTGGGAATTTTCTTGTTATGCTTTTCCATATAA includes the following:
- the LOC120267853 gene encoding uncharacterized protein LOC120267853, with amino-acid sequence MAADVSARLRMMKDGGGDGKGQRDLITRDLLGGCDLGGQDRRLDLMPEKAYLERRGLHDLNLPPPPAAAIGTQAITEDSAALDLRLVSPSSSAAPEYQSVCTLEKVKSALERAEREARGRRRMSDGSPSPSSSTTSSSAKRRAAEAEEEEGLDGWDSSAETGMMAAGCPGCLLYVLISRRNPRCPRCDSHVPITAIPKKLKIDLNYTSP